In a genomic window of Sarcophilus harrisii chromosome 4, mSarHar1.11, whole genome shotgun sequence:
- the GOSR2 gene encoding Golgi SNAP receptor complex member 2 isoform X2 — protein MGRLETSDKESVHLVENEIQARIDQIFSSLERLEILSSKEPPNKRQNAKLRVDQLKYDVQHLQTALRNFQHRRYAREQQERQREELLARTFTTNDSDTTIPMDESLQFNSSLQKVHHGMDDLIGGGHSILEGLRAQRMTLKGTQKKILDIANTLGLSNTVMRLIEKRAFQDKYLMIGGMLLTCVIMFLVVQYLT, from the exons ATGGGACGCCTGGAGACGTCAGACAAGGAGTCTGTGCACC TAGTAGAAAATGAAATCCAAGCAAGGATAGACCAGATATTCAGCAGCCTGGAACGCCTGGAGATTTTGTCCAGCAAAGAGCCCCCTAATAAGCGCCAGAACGCCAAACT CCGTGTTGACCAGTTAAAATATGATGTACAACACTTGCAGACTGCATTGAGGAACTTCCAACATCGGCGATATGCAAGGGAGCAACAGGAGAGACAGCGAGAAGAGCTTCTGGCAAGAACCTTCACCACAAAT GACTCTGATACCACCATACCCATGGATGAATCACTGCAGTTTAATTCCTCCCTCCAGAAAGTTCACCACGGCATGGATGACCTCATTGGAGGCGGGCACAGTATTCTGGAGGGACTGAGGGCCCAGAGAATGACCCTAAAG GGCACTCAGAAGAAGATCCTGGATATTGCTAACACGCTGGGGTTATCTAACACTGTCATGCGACTTATTGAGAAGCGGGCTTTCCAAGACAAGTACTTGATGATAGGTGGGATGCTTCTCACCTGTGTGATCATGTTTCTGGTGGTGCAGTATCTGACATGA